In Flavobacterium sp. WV_118_3, one DNA window encodes the following:
- a CDS encoding pentapeptide repeat-containing protein, whose translation MTHSDFIFNTPFTNQLFSESEIKYKEFEECTFTGCDFSNCNFSGVVFTDCIFYNCNFKEAQINYVGLRNAVFNHCDFTDVNFAMTDQLLFEFHFNDCVLDYAKFYALKLKKMTFTNCSMIAVDFMATNLTEVLFDNCNLHQAVFTDAIAEKADFLTSYNFTIDPEKTKLRKAQFSKEGLKGLLQKYEIIVR comes from the coding sequence ATGACCCACAGCGATTTTATATTTAATACCCCTTTTACCAACCAGCTTTTTTCCGAAAGCGAAATCAAATACAAAGAATTCGAAGAATGCACTTTTACCGGTTGCGATTTTAGCAATTGTAATTTTTCAGGTGTTGTTTTTACCGATTGTATTTTTTACAACTGCAATTTTAAGGAAGCGCAAATCAATTATGTCGGTTTGCGGAATGCTGTTTTTAACCACTGCGATTTTACCGATGTAAATTTTGCCATGACCGATCAGCTGTTATTTGAATTTCACTTTAATGATTGTGTTCTGGATTACGCCAAATTTTATGCTTTAAAGCTCAAAAAAATGACGTTTACCAATTGCAGTATGATCGCAGTTGATTTTATGGCGACCAATTTAACAGAAGTTTTATTCGACAACTGTAACCTGCATCAGGCTGTTTTTACCGACGCTATTGCCGAAAAGGCCGATTTCCTGACCAGCTACAATTTTACCATCGACCCGGAAAAAACCAAACTGCGCAAAGCGCAGTTTTCGAAAGAAGGATTAAAAGGATTATTACAAAAATATGAAATCATTGTCCGGTAA
- a CDS encoding response regulator, whose product MNAPKSICIIDDDPIYQLITKKIIEKSQLFSQILSYKNGKVAIDSLKAIQSAEEFPDVILLDIDMPEMDGWAFMNELQRIDFGFGKKPAIYIASSSIANEDREKANSFPEIVGYLCKPIDRDILERIHLENPKD is encoded by the coding sequence ATGAACGCCCCAAAAAGTATCTGTATAATTGATGATGACCCCATTTATCAATTAATTACAAAGAAAATAATTGAGAAAAGTCAATTATTTAGTCAGATTCTGAGTTACAAAAATGGAAAAGTTGCTATTGACTCACTAAAAGCCATTCAAAGCGCCGAGGAATTTCCCGATGTTATCCTACTCGACATCGATATGCCGGAAATGGACGGCTGGGCTTTTATGAATGAGTTACAACGGATAGATTTCGGGTTTGGAAAAAAGCCCGCAATCTACATAGCCAGTTCCTCCATTGCTAACGAAGACCGCGAAAAAGCAAACAGTTTTCCCGAGATTGTAGGCTATTTATGTAAGCCAATCGATCGGGATATACTCGAACGAATTCACTTAGAAAACCCCAAAGACTAG
- a CDS encoding PAS domain S-box protein: protein MNLDKKITILISWFLSRPKTTGILVFTLLFLVSNLILFLRYQIIKESEQREMSSILNVVHQNIEQSLKNSHISTLTLAMTIDDNGNPSNFDEIGKQLVDSNPNIDAVELVPNGVIKYVYPLKGNEPVINYNILDSEKASRWAMKAIKNRKIYYVGPLELKQGGLGIVGWFPVFKSNKFWGFCSVVIKFNTFLETSGIKTFSTDKYYFQFSKTDPETGKEEFFLPNKKNFTNKTHLTVSFPDGDWKLYLITTNNYYLIKQLIPIAILAIVLSLICGLFTTSLLKRPSELQRLVHSQALRLMKSEIKFKSIFEQAAIGIAHIDSNSGTFIEANERFCQMLGYETNEISKMDYMMITHPNDLENDFKKMRLLKRGVIREFGLEKRFFHKDGNIVWASVTITPLWSVGEKPTSHIGIIEDITDKKEAQDRIKRSEKRFKSLFNNSPIPLWEEDFSEVKKYLTELGLIDMPREEVEAYLKNNIDVIRKCLSLVKVIDVNNMCLTLHSVKDKNILKGKLSTIFDDESIPIFSKQLIAITQRQNHITGDSQIKFMDNQYKHIHFRWSVVPEYEKTLERVLVSTEDITERKNSEEVILKSQQKIESLINTIDGIVWEGDPSTFDFTFISRKVEDILGYTPEEWLETPSFWINHVHPDDKEWVIAFMSRYTYEKRQHDFEYRMIRKDGEIVWLRDIVSVVVENDKAVNLRGIMIDITKAKMAEIELNNTLHLVTEQNKRLLNFSYIVSHNLRSHTSNIQSISNLIESADTDEERDEMIQLLKSVSSVLNETMNNLNEVVTIQTNINLIIEPLNLKKYINKTLDVLREQLLKNDVIIHNDVNKDIEVKYNPAYLESILLNFISNAIRYGHADRQTVIDLKSYQEDGKTVLEISDNGIGIDLEKNGEKLFGMYKTFTNHADARGIGLFISKNQIDAMGGKIVVKSTLDEGTTFKIYFR from the coding sequence ATGAATCTGGATAAAAAAATTACAATTCTCATCAGTTGGTTTTTATCAAGACCAAAAACGACTGGGATATTGGTCTTTACACTCCTGTTTTTAGTTTCGAATTTAATTCTTTTTTTACGCTATCAAATTATAAAAGAAAGCGAGCAACGTGAAATGAGCAGCATCCTAAATGTGGTGCATCAAAACATCGAGCAATCGCTAAAAAACAGCCATATCAGTACGCTGACATTGGCCATGACCATTGACGACAATGGTAACCCAAGTAATTTTGACGAAATCGGTAAACAACTCGTAGACTCCAATCCGAATATTGATGCGGTAGAATTGGTTCCAAACGGAGTAATCAAATATGTTTATCCATTAAAAGGCAACGAACCGGTAATTAATTACAATATTCTGGATTCCGAAAAAGCAAGCCGATGGGCGATGAAAGCCATCAAAAACCGAAAAATATATTATGTTGGTCCACTGGAATTAAAACAAGGCGGTCTAGGCATCGTAGGCTGGTTCCCGGTATTCAAATCGAATAAATTCTGGGGATTCTGTTCTGTTGTCATCAAATTCAATACTTTTTTGGAGACGTCCGGAATTAAAACTTTTTCGACCGACAAATATTATTTTCAGTTTTCCAAAACCGATCCGGAAACCGGAAAAGAAGAATTTTTCCTTCCCAACAAAAAGAATTTTACCAATAAAACCCATTTAACCGTTTCATTCCCAGATGGCGACTGGAAGCTATATCTGATAACTACGAACAACTATTATCTGATCAAACAATTAATCCCGATTGCTATTTTAGCGATTGTATTGTCCCTGATTTGCGGTTTGTTTACCACGAGTTTATTAAAACGTCCGTCCGAATTACAACGTTTGGTACATTCGCAGGCACTTCGTTTAATGAAGAGCGAAATTAAATTCAAATCCATTTTCGAACAGGCCGCCATTGGAATTGCGCATATCGATTCCAATTCCGGTACTTTTATAGAAGCCAACGAACGGTTTTGTCAGATGCTTGGTTATGAAACCAACGAAATCAGCAAAATGGATTATATGATGATTACGCATCCGAACGACCTGGAAAACGATTTCAAAAAAATGCGTCTTTTAAAAAGAGGGGTTATCCGTGAATTCGGACTTGAAAAGCGTTTCTTCCACAAAGACGGCAATATCGTTTGGGCCAGCGTAACGATTACCCCGCTATGGTCGGTAGGTGAAAAACCAACATCGCACATCGGAATTATCGAAGACATAACCGATAAGAAAGAGGCCCAGGATCGTATCAAGAGAAGCGAAAAACGTTTTAAAAGTTTATTCAACAACTCACCGATTCCGTTGTGGGAAGAAGATTTCTCGGAAGTCAAAAAATACCTGACCGAATTAGGTCTGATAGATATGCCGAGAGAAGAAGTTGAAGCTTATCTGAAAAACAACATCGACGTAATCCGCAAATGTTTATCATTAGTAAAAGTGATAGACGTCAACAACATGTGTCTTACGCTACATTCGGTAAAAGACAAAAACATCCTAAAAGGCAAACTCAGTACGATTTTTGACGACGAATCCATTCCGATTTTCTCGAAACAACTTATCGCCATTACGCAACGACAAAATCATATTACCGGTGATTCTCAGATCAAATTCATGGACAACCAATACAAACACATCCATTTCCGTTGGAGTGTGGTTCCGGAATATGAAAAAACACTGGAACGCGTATTGGTTTCAACCGAAGACATTACAGAGCGTAAAAACTCCGAAGAAGTCATTTTAAAATCACAGCAGAAGATCGAATCTTTGATCAACACCATTGACGGTATTGTTTGGGAAGGCGATCCGAGTACCTTTGATTTCACCTTTATCAGCCGAAAAGTAGAAGACATCCTTGGTTATACACCGGAAGAATGGTTGGAAACGCCGTCTTTCTGGATCAACCATGTACATCCCGACGACAAAGAATGGGTTATCGCCTTTATGTCGCGTTACACCTACGAAAAAAGACAACACGATTTCGAATACCGTATGATCCGTAAAGACGGCGAAATCGTATGGCTACGCGATATTGTAAGTGTGGTAGTCGAAAACGATAAAGCCGTAAACCTGCGTGGTATTATGATCGACATTACAAAAGCCAAAATGGCAGAAATCGAACTCAACAACACACTACATCTGGTAACCGAACAAAACAAACGCCTCCTAAATTTCTCGTATATCGTTTCGCACAACCTGCGTTCACATACCAGTAACATCCAATCGATTTCAAACCTGATCGAATCGGCCGATACCGACGAAGAACGCGACGAAATGATCCAATTGCTAAAATCGGTTTCCTCGGTACTAAACGAAACGATGAACAACCTAAACGAGGTGGTAACCATCCAGACCAATATCAATCTGATTATAGAACCTTTAAATTTAAAAAAATATATTAACAAGACGCTGGACGTACTTCGGGAGCAATTACTGAAAAACGATGTGATCATCCATAATGATGTCAACAAAGACATCGAAGTCAAATACAATCCTGCTTATTTAGAAAGTATATTACTTAACTTTATATCGAATGCTATTCGATACGGACATGCCGACAGACAAACCGTAATTGATCTGAAATCCTACCAGGAAGACGGTAAAACCGTATTGGAAATTTCCGACAACGGAATTGGAATTGATCTGGAAAAAAATGGAGAAAAACTATTCGGAATGTACAAAACATTCACCAATCATGCTGATGCAAGAGGAATAGGATTATTCATTTCAAAAAACCAGATTGATGCGATGGGAGGAAAAATAGTCGTTAAAAGTACATTAGACGAAGGAACAACTTTTAAAATATATTTCAGATGA
- a CDS encoding adenine phosphoribosyltransferase: MSLKEYVRDIQDFPKKGILFKDITPLLMSPEATNECLQILIENLKNKKIDKVIGVESRGFFFATLLAHELQAGFVPVRKAGKLPFDTVSASYTLEYGTDTLEIHADAIQKGDRVVIHDDVLATGGTIKAVCELVEKLGGEIVQVNFLMELTFLNGGDKIAGYERFAALQY; encoded by the coding sequence ATGAGTCTAAAAGAGTATGTGCGTGATATTCAGGATTTTCCTAAAAAAGGAATTTTGTTTAAAGATATCACTCCTTTGTTGATGAGCCCGGAAGCAACGAATGAATGCCTCCAAATTTTAATCGAAAACCTGAAAAATAAAAAAATCGACAAGGTAATCGGAGTGGAAAGTCGTGGTTTTTTCTTTGCAACTTTATTGGCGCACGAATTACAGGCGGGTTTTGTGCCGGTTCGCAAAGCCGGAAAGCTACCATTCGATACGGTTTCGGCTTCGTATACGCTGGAATACGGTACCGATACACTGGAAATTCATGCCGATGCCATCCAAAAAGGGGATAGGGTTGTCATTCATGACGACGTATTGGCAACCGGCGGAACGATTAAAGCCGTTTGCGAGCTGGTGGAAAAACTGGGCGGCGAAATTGTACAGGTCAATTTCCTGATGGAACTGACTTTTCTGAATGGAGGAGATAAAATTGCCGGCTACGAGCGATTTGCAGCGCTTCAGTACTAG
- a CDS encoding SsrA-binding protein → MFKILARLNKLLLPSYSKQNLDLSKASAFQKLIIAWRYYVTTRALN, encoded by the coding sequence ATGTTTAAAATACTGGCCCGACTTAACAAACTGCTTTTACCGAGCTACAGCAAACAAAACCTTGATCTTTCCAAAGCAAGCGCTTTTCAGAAGCTAATTATCGCCTGGCGGTATTATGTAACCACCCGAGCCTTAAACTAG